One region of Permianibacter fluminis genomic DNA includes:
- a CDS encoding DUF2846 domain-containing protein: MNIGKMVAASALLLTLTACVSAPVIRILDADKRAVAGSEFPEAATVYFFRGSSSAGSMCAFDIYMDGKEIGSVRRERYLAFPANGGAHQIAIEHHFPCGNPPIKLDIDFATEKTYYLYFEPDVQLGAGMSMQSSTSVALIDESFAKRLLDSYKPGAIKTASEASEKKK; this comes from the coding sequence ATGAACATAGGGAAGATGGTCGCTGCAAGTGCCTTATTATTGACGCTGACCGCATGCGTCTCAGCACCTGTTATTCGAATACTAGATGCAGATAAACGAGCTGTAGCAGGTTCAGAATTTCCCGAAGCTGCAACCGTATATTTTTTTCGTGGTTCAAGCAGTGCTGGCTCAATGTGTGCCTTCGACATCTATATGGATGGCAAGGAAATTGGCTCAGTGAGGCGCGAGCGATATTTGGCGTTTCCTGCCAATGGCGGTGCACATCAAATAGCTATAGAGCACCATTTTCCATGCGGGAATCCCCCCATTAAGCTGGATATAGATTTCGCTACTGAGAAAACTTATTATCTCTACTTCGAGCCTGACGTGCAGCTCGGTGCCGGGATGTCGATGCAATCGTCGACATCGGTAGCTTTGATAGATGAATCCTTTGCGAAGCGTCTTCTGGACTCCTACAAACCCGGCGCAATAAAGACCGCTTCTGAGGCGAGTGAAAAGAAGAAATAG